CCACGGGCTGGAAGATCGTCGAGGTGCGACCATCCGCCGCCTCAACGGTCAATACGAAGGTGACAAGCAACCAGAGCGACGAACGCCAGCTGACCTTCAACCGGCCCTCTGGCGAGGTCGTGGAACAATTCCAGGTCTGGGTCGACCGCGAGGGCGACGAGGCCGGGTCGTGGAGCCGCCTGTCTGTGAACTGGCGACCTATCGAGGTGACCATCGAGGAGCTGACGCCCGCCTGGCTGCGCTGAGCGGGGCAAGCCCCCGCACCTCTCGTGGGGCGCGGGGGCTTGCATGGACAGAGAGGAGATACTAGCTTTATTATCATTTTCTGGTGCATAAAGTAGGTACTCCGGCAAAATGAGAGATTCTTCCAATCATCACAGGGAAACATTGTGCCAGATAGCACACTCGAACAATACTACGAATAATCCACAGTAACAAGCAATTTTTTGCCTTTTTTGCTATAATTGCAGCGATATCATACACATGAGCAGCGCCAGCCAAGACTCGCGAGCGCAGACCCAAGGAGTACAAAAATGGCCTTTAGCGAAGAACAGATCATCAAAATCGCCAACGAGAAGTATCACCAAGGTTTGGCCACTTTTGACTACTCCGCTACCAATAGTGCCCTGCTCGTGATAGACATGCAGGATGAGTTTGTCAAACCTGGCTGGACATCATCATGGATCCCAGAAGCGACACGGCAGGTGCCAAAGATCAAAGCCCTGATCGACTTCTGCCGCCTAAGCAATGTTCCTGTTATCTATACCGTCTTCAGCAAAACCCACGAGTTTCTTGATCGGCCACAATCTGGATCGTTTATGCCGAATCGATTTCCAGAGCTCGGAAGTGATCCAAGCTGGTTCACCCACGGGAATATCTGGCAGGATCTGAAGCCAGAGGCTGGGGAGATAATCATTCATAAAAGCTCGTATGGTGCTTTTTTTGACACTCCGCTTGAAACCATTCTGCGGAATATGAAGAAGGAAACCATCATCATCTCCGGTACGTTGACCAACTGCTGCTGCGGCGCAACGGCGCGACAAGGTTATGAAAGAGGGTTTAACATCGTGATGGGGGCAGATGTCACCGCAACCTACACCGAAGAGATGCAGACGGCAGAGCTGAATGCCCTTCGATTTGCCTTTGCCAAGGTTCAGCATTCGGAAGAGATAATGAGAACCCTTGCTAGCAACAGATAGATCTTGATCGGGAAAAGTTTCAACGAGCGAAGCGCACAGCGAGGGCTAGATATCTGGCTCCTATGAACTTGAAGAGGAGGCGATGCAGATGCGCTTCGCTCGTTCCAGCCCTAAATCGCTACCATAACGAGGTGACCTCTCCCATGTTTGAGTTCGGCGGCTGAACGGTTTTCAATATATAACATCCATGGCATGCAGAATGCTCTCGCCAGCGGCAACCGAGCGAACAGCGACAAGGAGGCAGCCATGTTTGAGGAGTACACGCTCTCCCACATCAGCGTGGGCGAAGTGACGCTGCGCGTGCGCCACGGCGGCGATGGGCCGCCGCTGCTGCTACTGCACGGCCACCCGCAGACCCACGTGATGTGGCACCGGATCGCGCCGCAGCTCGCCCGCGAGTTCACCGTCGTCGCCCCCGATCTGCGCGGCTATGGCGACAGCTCGAAGCCCGCGACTACCCCCGACCACATGCCATACGCCAAGCGCACCATGGCCCAGGATCAGGTCGCGCTGATGCAGCAGCTCGGCTTCGAGCAGTTCTCGGTGGCAGGGCACGACCGTGGCGGGCGCTGCGCCTATCGGCTGGCGCTCGACCACCCGCAGCGGGTGCGCAAGCTGGCCGTGCTCGACATCATCCCGACGGGCGAGGCATTCCGCCGAGCGGACATGCGCTTCGGGCTGGGGTTCTGGCACTGGTTCTTCCTGGCCCAGCCCGCCCCGCTGCCCGAGCGGCTCATCGGCGCAAACCCCGACGCCTACTACTTCCGCAGCGGGCGGGAGCGCTTCGACCCAGAGGCGCTGGCCGACTACCTGCGCTGCTGCCACGACCCCGCCACCATCCACGCCATGTGCGAGGACTACCGGGCGGGCGCGACGGTCGACTACGCCCTGGATGAGGCAGATCGCGGCAAGCGGCGCATCGCGTGCCCGGTTCTTGCGCTCTGGAGCGCCCAGGGCGAGCTGGAGCAATGGTACGATGTCTGCGCGATATGGCGAGACTGGGCGGCGGATGTGCGTGGCCAGCACATCGACGCAGGCCACTATCTGGCCGAGGAGGCGCCAGACGAGGTGTACCACGCGCTGCGCAACTTTTTCGCCGAGTGAGGTGTAGCCAGATCGCTAGACCTGTGCGCAGATACGCGACGATATGTCATTGGTCCACGCTCCAGAGCTGCCCATTATCTACGCCTATCCGTGCTACAATGCGGTCGTTGGGCAAATCGTCTCGACATTGGCATAGCTCCTACGCTCACAGAAGTATGCCGAAGTCTCGATAACACACTGTACTCCCTATCTATAAAAAAACGAGTATACCTATGTCAACCGAAGAAAACAAAGCCCTGGTACGCCACTGGATCGAGGACGTGTGGATGAGCAACGATGCCGATTCGGTCGATCAGATCTTTGCGCCCAGCTACGCGGTGAACGACAGCCCGTGCCCGCCCGCCATGGTGCGCAGCGCCATGCAGATGCTGCACGCCGCCTTCTCGCCGTTCACCGCCAGCATCCAAGACCTGCTGGCCGAAGGCGACCGCGTGGCAGTGCGCTGGGTGCTGCGAGGTCACCACAGCGGCGCATTCCGGGGCGTCGCCGCCACCGGCCAGCCCGTGGAGCTGAGGGGCACCAACATCTACCGCATCGCCGAAGGCAAGATCGCCAGCAACTACGAGCAGGTAAACGCCGCCGAGGTGGTGCAGCAGCTGCGCGCCATCCAGCCGTAGCATCCCGCACCTGGCCTTTGGTACAGAAGCCCCCGCCCCTTCCGCCCGATATGGCCCTGCCCTGGGTGCGCTATAATACGCACACACGTTTCACAGAGAAGGAGCGACCCTTGGCTAACTTTATCTGCCAGACCTGCGGCACCCAGTTTGCCGATAGCGAGCTGCCACCTGCCGCCTGCCCGATCTGCCAGGATGAGCGCCAGTATGTGGGGCGAGACGGCCAGCGCTGGACCACGATCGAGCAGCTGCGCGAAAGCCACCACAACCGCTTCGAGCAGCAGGAGCCGTCGCTCACCGGCATCGGCAGCGAGCCTGGCTTCGCGCTAGGCCAGCGCGCCCTGCTGGTGCAGACCCCCGAGGGCAACGTGCTGTGGGACTGCATCAGCCTGGTGGATGATGCGACCGTGGCGCAGATCCAGGCTCTGGGCGGCCTGAAAGCTATCGCCATCTCGCACCCGCACTACTACGCCTCCATGGTCTCCTGGAGCGAGGCGCTGGGCGGTGTGCCGATCTACCTGCACGCCGACGACCGCCAGTGGGTGATGCGCCCGAGCGAGGCTGTGCGGTTCTGGGAGGGCGAGACGCTCCAGCTGGTGGATGGCGTGACGCTCATCCGCTGTGGTGGGCATTTCGCGGGCAGCGCGGTGCTGCACTGGGCCGCCGGGGCCGAGGGGCGCGGCGTGCTGCTCACCGGCGACACCATCCACATCGTGCAAGATCGCCGCTTCGTGAGCTTTATGCGCAGCTACCCCAACCTGATCCCGCTGCCAGCCAGCGCGGTGCGCCGGATCGTGGCGAAGGTCGAGCCGTTCCCATTTGATCGGATCTACGGCGCGTGGTGGCACCTGCGCATCCTAACCGAGGCCAAGCAGGCCATCAGCGCATCCGCCGAGCGCTACATCCGCGCGATCAGCGAGTAGCGCACCCACACCGCCAGATCCGACAGCGGGAAAAGCGAGACGCCAAGCCTATCGAAGCACCATCGATAGGCTTTTCGCTCACCTAACACTGGCTTTCAGCACTTTGACAAACTTGGGTTCGCGGATTATGATCCTTAACAAACAGACTGATAGATACAGAGAGCCGTGAGCGACCTCCTTCACATCGACAACCTGAGCTTTCGCTACCGCGCCGCCGACACCCCGTCGCTTAGCGATATCGGCATGGCCGCGCGCGAGGGCGAGCTGCTGCTGATCGCGGGCGGCAGCGGCAGTGGCAAATCCACCCTGCTGCGCTGCCTGAACGGCCTGATCCCGCGCAGCTACGGCGGCGAGCTGGCCGGCAGCATCGCGATCGCGGGCCAGAACCCCGCCGATCTCTCGCTGGCCCAGCTGGCCCAGCTGGTGGGCACCGTGCTGCAAGACCCCGACCGACAGATCGTGGCTAGCTATGTGGGGCGGCAGGTAGCCTTCGGCCCGGAGAACCTGGGCTGGCCGCGCGAGCGCATCCGCGCCGTGGTGGACGCCACGCTAGAGCGCCTGGGCATCGCCTACCTGCGCGACCGCGAGACCGCCAACCTCTCCGGCGGCGAGCGCCAGAAGGTCGCCCTGGCCGGGGCGCTCGCCATGAACCCGCGCATGCTGCTGCTCGACGAGCCGCTGGCCAGCCTCGACCCGGCCTCGGCCCGCGAGGCGCTGGAGCTGTTCCGCGACATCGCGGGCGAGGGCCGCACCGTGCTGGTGGTCGAGCATCGGGTCGAGGATGTGCTGCATGTGCAGCCCGCCCGCACGTTCTTCCTGCAGCAGGGCCGCGTGGCCTTCGCAGGCCCCACCGGCGACTTTGTGGCCTTCGCCGACCCCGCCGAGGTGCGGCTGCCCGCCCAGGTGACGCTGCGCAAGATCGCTGCCGACCGCGTGCCCCCTGCGCCGCGCCCCACCCCAGGAGCGCCGCTGCTGCAGTTCGAGGACATCCACTTCTCCTACGGCGATGGCCGCAGCATCCTGCGTGGCGTATCGCTCGACATCCGCGAGGGCGAGGTGGTGGCCATCCTTGGCCCCAACGGCGCGGGCAAGAGCACCCTGCTGCGCCACGGCATCGGCCTGCTGCGCCCCAGCAAGGGCCGCGTGCTGGTGGAAGGGCAGGACGCCCGCAAATCCACCGTGGCGAAGCTGGCGCGCACGGTGGGCTACGTGTTCCAGAACCCTTCCAACATGCTGTTCGCCCCCACGGTGCGCGCCGAGCTGAGCTTCGGCCCCAAGAACATCGGGCGCGACATGGCCGCCGTGGAGGCCCAGATCCCCGAGGCGCTGCGACAGGTGGGCCTGGCAGGCTTCGAGGAGCGCGCCCCGCTGGCGATCTCGTTCGGCCAGCAGAAGCGGCTGAGCATCGCCGCCGTGCTGAGCATGCGGCCCCGCGTGCTGGTGCTGGATGAGCCAACCGCCGGGCAGGACCACGGCAGCACCGCCGCGCTCATCCGCGCCATCGGCCAGATCGAAGGGCTGGGCGCGACCGTGCTGATCACCCACGACGTGGACCTAGCCGTGACCTACGCCACCCGCGTGGTGCTGATGCGCGACGGCCAGATCGAGGCCGACGGCGCACCCGAGCAGGTGTTGGCCAACCGAGCGCTGCTGGAGCGCTGCCGCGTGCTGCCCACCTCGCTGCTGGAGCTGAACCTGCAGCTGCTGCCCAAGACCGGGCGCTTTCTTCCCCTGGCGCAGCTCGCGCCCTATATCGGTGAGTGATCGCACCCGACGAAGCGTGCGCAGATTTTTGTGATACCTGGGCCATACCCCAGGCGAGGAGGTGTGCGATGGCAACCACGACGGCGTCGGAAAATCAATGGCTGCGCCCGCTCAAGCCGGTGCTGATCGGTCTTGTCGTAGGTATCATCCTGATCCTTATCGGTAATGCCTACACAAAGGCCGAAATCGACATTGCGAGGGTGATCCCCTTCCTGATCGTCGGCGCGGCGCTGGTGTACGTCACCATCGCGCTGGTCGGCTCGCCTAAGCTGTGGGCGGTAGGCACGCGCGAGGTGGTGTTCATGGCCATCGGCGCGGCGCTCTACGGCGTGCTCAGCTGGCTGACCAACAGCATCTTCCAGCTGCCCTCGATCAGCCTCGTCACGCTGCGGCCCGCCATCGCCATCCCGATCTTCTTCGGGGTGCTGTTTGGCCCGGCGGTCGGCTTCTTCGTGGGATTCGTGGGCAACATCCTGGGCGACGCGCTCAGCGGCTGGGGCATCTCGCCCACCTGGGACATCGGCAATGGCCTGATCGGGCTGGTGGCCGGGCTGTCGCTGGCCTTCCGCTCGCGCAAGGCCAGCCTGAACGTGCTGACCGCGATCATCATCGTAGTCAACCTGCTGCTCACTGTGCTGCTGCTTACCAACCCGAACATTGAGGACCAGATGGGCGGCGGCACCGTGGGCACGCTGTGGTGGGTGCCGCTGGTGGTGGTAGTGCTAGCCGCAGGCGTGCGCTTCCTGCTGCGCGGCAAAGAGGAGATCGGCGCGGCGGCGCTGTGGGGCGCGGTGGCGATCATCATCGGCATCGGCTTCGCGGCCATCGCCGACATCTGGTGGAACGGCTACTCGCTGCTCACCGCGCTGCTGGGCGAGTTCGTACCGGGCGCTGGCTCGAACCTGGTGAATGCGCTGATCCTGGTGCCGCTGCTGCTGGTGGCCTACCAAGCGGCGCGCGCGCAGAGCGGGCGGTAGCACGATGCTGGCGAGCTTCAACTACAAAGAGCGCGGCACTTTCATCCAGCGGCTCGACCCGCGGTCGCGGCTGATCTTCGCGCTGTGCGCCACCATCGCCACCGTGCTGCTGTGGGATCTGCGGCTGCTGGCCGTGCCCTTCGGCATCGCGCTCGCGCAGCTGTGGCTCGCCAGGCTCACATGGCGCGAGACGCGGCGGTTCTGGATGGCGGTCAGCTTCCTGTTCACCTTCATGACGCTGCTCACGCTGCTGACCGGGCGCGGCGGCACCGGCCTGTACAGCGCCGAGCACCCGATCTGGCAGGCCTCGCTCTTCGGCCTGCCGATCCTGATCAGTGTGGAGCGGCTGGTGTTTGCCGTGGCCCAGCTGGTGCGGCTCTTCACCATGGCCACGCTGGCCATGGTGCTGCCCTTCACCATCCACCCCGCCGCCTACGGCATCGCCTTCCGGCGGCTAGGCCTGCCCGACAACATCGCGTTCGCGCTCGATCTGGCCATCCGCTTCATCCCCAGCCTGGGCAACGACTTCATGACTACGCTCGATGCCCAGCGGGCGCGCGGCTACGAGCTAGAGCGGGCCGGCGGCGTGCTGCAGGCCATCCGCAACACCGCGCCGCTGCTCATCCCGATCACCATTGGGTCTATCCTGAAGGGCGAGGATGTGGTGGATGCGATGAACCTGCACGCCTTTGGCGTGGGGCCGCGCACCTGGGTGCAGAAGCTGCACTACCGCCCCGCCGACTACGCCGTGATCGCCCTGGGGCTGCTGCTGATGGTCGCCGCCATGGTGCTGGCCGCACGCGGCCTGAACGGGCTGTGGGTGCCGGGCTGGCTGCTGAGCTCCACCTAACGCATCCACCGACCCACACAGCAAAAAACGCCCTGCGTCGGATCACTCCGACGCAGGGCGTTTTTTTAGTGCCGCACTAGCGCGCCAGCAGGCGCCGCTCGCGCAGGGCGTAGGCGATGCCGTTCTGCAGCGAGCTGAGCGTCACCAGGGCCTGGAAATCCGCGCCCAGCGTCACCAAGGTCTGCGCCACCTCGGGGCGGATGCCAGTGAGCACGATCTCGGCCCCCAGCAGCTTCACGGCCTGGGCCGCGCGCAGGATCGCGCCCGCCACCTGGGTGTCCACCACCGGCACACCGGTGATGTCGAGGATGACCGTGCGGGCGTGGTTGTTGCCAACCCCATCCAGCAGCGACTCCATCACCATCTGGGCGCGCTGCGAGTCGATCGAGCCGACCAGCGGCATCACCAGCACATCCTCGGAGACGGGGATGACCGGCGTCGAAAGCTCGCGCAGCGCGTGCTGCTGGGCCTCGATCACCTGCTGCTGCAGCTGCACGCGCTCCTCCTCCTCGTGCTTGCGCTGGGTCACATCCTGAATAGCGCCCATATACTGCTGCACCGAGCCGTCGGGGGCGCGCAGGAACACGCGCACGTTGTCCTGCAGCCAGATCCAATCGCCGTTCTTGTGCTTCATACGGTAGGCGCAGGCGATCGTCTCATCGTCTGCGGCGCTCGCGATCTGGCCCAGGATGGCGGCAAAGCTCTGGAAGTCCTCGGGGTGCATCAGAGAGACGATCAGCGAGCTGCCCATCTCCTTGATCTCCTCGGTGCTGTAGCCCAGGATGTGCCCGATCTGGCCGTTGGCATAGACGTTCTGCTGCGTGACCATATCGAACACATACACCAGCATGGGGTTGAGCGCCAGCGCGCGCTGCGCCCACTCAAGTGTGCTGCGCCGCTCGGTGGTGTCCTCGACGATACCGCAGTACTGGGTCGGCTTGCCGTCGGCACCGCGCCGGAACACCGTGTCGCGGCTGACCAGCCAGCGCCAGTCGCCGTTCTTGTGCTTCATGCGGTACTCGACGGTGCAGACCTCGCCATCGGCGGCGGCCAGAATGTGCCCCTGGTGCGCGCCCACCACGGGGAAGTCGTCGGGGTTCATCAGGATCGCAAACAGCTGCGACCCCATCGCCTGTATCTCTTCGACCGTGTAGCCCAGGACCGTTGCTATCTCGCGGTTGGCGAAGACGTTCTGCTGCGTCTCCAGATCATAGACATAGATCAGGTTGGCGCAGCGTTCGAGGATGAGGCGGGCGAAGGCAAGATCCAAGGTGTCGGTCGTGGTCATGCTGAAGCTCCGGGTTTGGTTGCAGAAACGACGATGTAGGAGAGTGTCTCATTGACCGTTTGAATAGCTGACCAGCCGCCAAGCATGCCGCTGACCATCGGCTCGCCATAGACGCTGATCAGGATGTCCTGGCTTTCCTTGGTCTGGAGGGCGCCGAGGGTTGCGACGTTGCTGGGGTGGATGGTGTTGATCGTGACATCACGGCAGTACACGCCCACCAGGCCTGCCGCCTTCAGCTCGCCGATGTAGTCGGCATACGAGCCGATCTCGGCCACGGCGAAGGCCGGGTAGGCGATGTCGATCTCTTCCTGAGTCATGGGGCGGATGGTCACAAAGTCGGCGATCACGATCTTGCCGCCGGGCTTGACCACACGGGCCATCTCGCGCAGCACCTGCAGGCGCGAGGGCATGTGGAAGAACGACTCGAAGGCCCATGCGGCGTCGAAGCTGTTGTCGGCGTAGGGCAGCTCCATGGCGTTCACCAGCTCGAAGCTGGCGTTGGCCGCGCCCGCCGCCCTGGCATTGGCCTCGGCGGTGTCGCGCTGGCTCTGGCTCACCGTGATGCCCGTAACCGCCACGCCCGCCTTGAGCGAGAGCTGGATGCCAGGCCGCCCCGTGCCGCAGCCCACATCCAGCACGCGCTGGCCAGGCTGCACATCCAGCTGGGCGATCATCAGGTCGGTGAAGGCCTGCTGCGCCTCGGCCATGGTCACGCTCGTATCGGTCGGGTCGGCCCAAAAGCCGAAGTGCACGCTGTCACCCCAGAGGGTCTGGTAGAACGCCGCCATGGTGTCGTAGTACTGGCCGATCTCGGTCGGTGTGGGCTTGGTAACTGGCATAGCTGTGCTCCGTGGCAAACAGGGCCATTTCAGCAAACCTACCTATGCACATTGCAGCAGCAGCCGCAATGCGTTTGCATACTCGTGTAAGCACGTATACACACGCCCTTGCATGGAGGAAACTGCTGAATCGGTGGCAGACTTTCTGCTTGGGCCAATTATAGCATGTATTATTTCGTATCTGGTTGTTTTTGCCTAGTAGTATCTCGGCGGCAAAATGAGGCAAAAACGGGAGCGAAATCGGGAAGAGCGCGGCAAGGCATCAGAATCAGCTAGCCAGATGATCGCTATCACGATTCCCCGCCGATTCACCATAGCCCAACCAGATGAGAGGTTGATGTGAGCGCAGGCTCTGCCGAGCGGCAGCGTGCACCAGAATCAAAGAAACCTTTTACACCGCAAAACAAAAAGCAACCCCGTGGAGACAGAGCATCCCCACGGGGTAACACCCTAATTAATTCCTAACCAATCGGCCTAGCGCCGCGCCCAGCGCCGCAGCGCCACACCAGCGCCCAGCGCCGCCAGCGCCAGCAGGCCCAACGACATAGGCAGCGGGCTGTCGCCGCCGGTGTCGGGCAGCTGCACCGGCGTGGCTGCGCCCGGCGTGGCGGGGGTGGCGGGCGAGCTGCCCGTGGCCGGGGCCGCAGGCTTGCCTGCGCCATAGTAGTGCGCATAGAGATCGGGCACCAGTGTGAAGTTCTTGACGTTGATCGCCGCCGGGTCGAGCGCGGGGTGCGCCTGCACATAGCTGGCCATCAGGTCGCGGATCTCGCTGGTGGAGGCCCACACACGGGTGCCCTCCTTGAACATCGGGTAGCCGCCGCCGCCGCTGGCGCGGTAGTTGTTGATCGCGATGCGGAACTTCTGATCGGCCTTCACATCCTGGCCCTTGAACTGCAGCTTGGTGACGCGCTGCCCGACCGGCTTGGTGATGTCGATGGTGTAGTCGATGCCGCTGTAGAGATCCCAGTTGTAGTCGCGCGCCACCTCGGACACCAGGCCCTTGGGGTCGGCGGGCAGGCTGGCCGGGTCGGCCTGCTTGAAGTACTCGGCATCGCGCTCAAGCGCGCGGCGCAGGATGTCGCCGTTGATCTCCATCACATACAGCGTGTTGTCGTAGATATAGGCGCTGTAGGCGTCGCGCAGCGCGATCTGGCCCGCCGGGATGCGGCCCGTATCGTTGAAGATCGCCGCCAGCGAGAGATCGACCGGGAAGCCCGCCGCAGCGGCGGCCTCGGTCTGCACTGTGTTGATCAGGTCGGCCAGCGGGCCATCGGCGTAGCGCGCCGCCGGGCCGCCCTCGAACTCGCCGGTGGCGGTGCCGATCGGCGTGTTGATGTACTTCAGGGTCTGGTCGTGGTAGGGGTACGAAAGGTCGGTCAGCTCTTTGTCCGAGTCGATGCCCTTCACATACTCCAGCGCCGAATCCTTGTTGGTGATCTGCCAGTGGTCGCCGCTCTTCTTCACCTGCAGCGTCACCTTCGACATGGCCTTGCCCCAGTACGAAGGCTCCACCACCAGCACGCCGTTGATCAGGGTCTTCGGCACATCCAGGTGCGAGTGGCCCGCCAGGATCACGTCGATGCCGGGCACCTGCTGGGCGATCTCGATCGTCAGGTTCTCATCGGGCAGCGAGCCGCTGTCCTGCCAGGTGCTCGGGTCGGTGAGCCAGGCCTGGGGGTTGTTGGTGGCGCTCGGCGTCTTGTCCCAGCCGATGTGCTGCGAGATCACCACGATGTCCGCGCCCTCGGCGCGGATCTTGGGCACGTACTGCTTGGCAACCTCCACCGGGTTGTCGAAGCGCAGGCCCATGATGTTCTCGGGCTTCTCCCAGTTGGGGATGGAAGGCGTGGTGAGGCCAAGGATGCCGATCTTGACGCCGTTCACCTCTTTGATCACATAGGGCGTGAAGGCCTCGCTGCCATCCGCGTTGCGGATGTTGGCCGAGAGCAGCGGGAAGTTCAGCTGGCCCTTCCAGCGGTTCAGCGTCTCCATGCCGTAGTTGAACTCGTGGTTGCCGATCGCCGCCGCATCATACTTCAGCGCATTCATGGTCACGGCCATGGGGTGCGTCACCTTCTGGTCGATGCGCGCGTAGTAGAAGCCCAGCGGCGTGCCCTGGATGGTGTCGCCGCTGTCCAGCAGCAGCAGGTTCGGATCTTTCGCCCGCTCGGCCTTCACCAGCGTGGCCACGCGCGCCAGGCCCCAGTCCGCAACCTTGCCCGCGTAGTAGTCCCACGGCATCAGGTTGCTGTGCAGATCGCTCGTCTGAAGGATGGTGATCGTCTCGGTCTCGTCCTCTGCGTTGGCCACCGGCGCGAGCGCCCAGCCCTGGAGCGCGACCAGCACCGCAACCGCCCCGATCAGCTGCCGACGAAATGGCATAACCCCTCCTCTAAAAGAATGCCCATCTTCTAGGCACACCCAGCCCCCGCCAGCGCGGGCGCGCAGCAGGCCATCGGCGCAGGATCAGGCGGGGTAGGGGAAGCAGCGAGGTCCATACGCCATCCTACCGCACGATGATGCTCTACGACGACGCTATTGGGGACGCGGGCCATTATACACGAACATACGAGGGGGGCTAGCGGCGGGGCGGTCATCCGCTGGGCGGATTGCGGCGGGGCTGCGGGCGCGTTCAGGGGCGCGCCCGCAGTCGGTCGAAGGCTAGTTGGACAGGTACGTCCTAAACCACTGGATCTGCTCCTGCGCGCCGAACAGCTCGTACTTCCGAGCGTTGGCGGTGGTGCTGGGGAAGCCGTGGCCCGCGTCGGCGAACTTCAGCAGCTTGGCGGGCACCTTGTTGTTCACCACCTGCAGCATGAAGTTCTCCATGATCGTCACAGGCAGGAAGTCGTTGTTGCCGTGGAAGGCCAGCAGCGGCGTGCGCAGCTTGCCCACGTTGTAGATCGGCGAGTCGCGGCGGTACTCGTCGAGCGCGGCCTGGGGCGGCAGGCCCTCCATCCAGGGCGCGAGCGCGGCGTAGCCCCGGCTCCACTCGGTGATCAGGTCCACCAGCGAGCACATGGTGTGGGCCGCATCGTAGGTGGTGGGGTGGCTCACCAGGCTCTGGGTGGTGAAGTAGCCGCCGTAGGAGCAGCCGGTGATGCCCACCTTGCTGGCCCAGCCACGGCTGCGCAGCTGCTGGGCGATCTCGGCCTGGGCGTCGATGTCGATCTGCCCGAAGTTGTTCTTGTCGGCCAGGGCGTTGAACGCGGCGCTGCTGTAGCCGTAGCGCCCGTACAGCGGCACCACCAGCACGCCAAAGCCGAAGTTGGGCAGCAGCGCGAAGGGGCTTTCCACCAGCGCCACCCAGCGGTTGTCCACCGTGGAAGTCGGGCCGCCCTCCTGCCAGACCACGATCGGCAGCTTCTTGGGCGGGAAGGCCGCGTCGGCGGGCAGCAGCAGCACGCCCTCGTGGGTGGTGCGGTCGCGCAGCGTGAACGACACCGGGTACTGCTTGACCTTGCTCAGCTGGTGGATCGGCTCGCTGTCCCAGGTCAGGCGCGCGAAGGCATTGCCATCCACGCTCATGCGGTAGAGATCGGTCGGCTCGGTGAACGAGCTGTAGGAGAACACGATCTCCTTCGTGCGGTGGGTGGCGATCACGGGCGCGAAGTAGCCGGGGCGGTCGGCGATGTCGCGGAACTCGCCCGAGCGCCAGTTGTAGTAGAACGGGTGGCGGTTCATCTTGCTCTGGCTCTGGATGATCAGCTCGTCGGGCGAGATGAAGTTGATGTCCAGATACACATCGCCGATCTCGGCCCGCTCGATGCGGCGGATCTCATCCA
The genomic region above belongs to Chloroflexia bacterium SDU3-3 and contains:
- a CDS encoding cysteine hydrolase; the encoded protein is MAFSEEQIIKIANEKYHQGLATFDYSATNSALLVIDMQDEFVKPGWTSSWIPEATRQVPKIKALIDFCRLSNVPVIYTVFSKTHEFLDRPQSGSFMPNRFPELGSDPSWFTHGNIWQDLKPEAGEIIIHKSSYGAFFDTPLETILRNMKKETIIISGTLTNCCCGATARQGYERGFNIVMGADVTATYTEEMQTAELNALRFAFAKVQHSEEIMRTLASNR
- a CDS encoding alpha/beta hydrolase; amino-acid sequence: MFEEYTLSHISVGEVTLRVRHGGDGPPLLLLHGHPQTHVMWHRIAPQLAREFTVVAPDLRGYGDSSKPATTPDHMPYAKRTMAQDQVALMQQLGFEQFSVAGHDRGGRCAYRLALDHPQRVRKLAVLDIIPTGEAFRRADMRFGLGFWHWFFLAQPAPLPERLIGANPDAYYFRSGRERFDPEALADYLRCCHDPATIHAMCEDYRAGATVDYALDEADRGKRRIACPVLALWSAQGELEQWYDVCAIWRDWAADVRGQHIDAGHYLAEEAPDEVYHALRNFFAE
- a CDS encoding ester cyclase, yielding MSTEENKALVRHWIEDVWMSNDADSVDQIFAPSYAVNDSPCPPAMVRSAMQMLHAAFSPFTASIQDLLAEGDRVAVRWVLRGHHSGAFRGVAATGQPVELRGTNIYRIAEGKIASNYEQVNAAEVVQQLRAIQP
- a CDS encoding MBL fold metallo-hydrolase, encoding MANFICQTCGTQFADSELPPAACPICQDERQYVGRDGQRWTTIEQLRESHHNRFEQQEPSLTGIGSEPGFALGQRALLVQTPEGNVLWDCISLVDDATVAQIQALGGLKAIAISHPHYYASMVSWSEALGGVPIYLHADDRQWVMRPSEAVRFWEGETLQLVDGVTLIRCGGHFAGSAVLHWAAGAEGRGVLLTGDTIHIVQDRRFVSFMRSYPNLIPLPASAVRRIVAKVEPFPFDRIYGAWWHLRILTEAKQAISASAERYIRAISE
- a CDS encoding energy-coupling factor ABC transporter ATP-binding protein, with amino-acid sequence MSDLLHIDNLSFRYRAADTPSLSDIGMAAREGELLLIAGGSGSGKSTLLRCLNGLIPRSYGGELAGSIAIAGQNPADLSLAQLAQLVGTVLQDPDRQIVASYVGRQVAFGPENLGWPRERIRAVVDATLERLGIAYLRDRETANLSGGERQKVALAGALAMNPRMLLLDEPLASLDPASAREALELFRDIAGEGRTVLVVEHRVEDVLHVQPARTFFLQQGRVAFAGPTGDFVAFADPAEVRLPAQVTLRKIAADRVPPAPRPTPGAPLLQFEDIHFSYGDGRSILRGVSLDIREGEVVAILGPNGAGKSTLLRHGIGLLRPSKGRVLVEGQDARKSTVAKLARTVGYVFQNPSNMLFAPTVRAELSFGPKNIGRDMAAVEAQIPEALRQVGLAGFEERAPLAISFGQQKRLSIAAVLSMRPRVLVLDEPTAGQDHGSTAALIRAIGQIEGLGATVLITHDVDLAVTYATRVVLMRDGQIEADGAPEQVLANRALLERCRVLPTSLLELNLQLLPKTGRFLPLAQLAPYIGE
- a CDS encoding energy-coupling factor transporter transmembrane protein EcfT encodes the protein MLASFNYKERGTFIQRLDPRSRLIFALCATIATVLLWDLRLLAVPFGIALAQLWLARLTWRETRRFWMAVSFLFTFMTLLTLLTGRGGTGLYSAEHPIWQASLFGLPILISVERLVFAVAQLVRLFTMATLAMVLPFTIHPAAYGIAFRRLGLPDNIAFALDLAIRFIPSLGNDFMTTLDAQRARGYELERAGGVLQAIRNTAPLLIPITIGSILKGEDVVDAMNLHAFGVGPRTWVQKLHYRPADYAVIALGLLLMVAAMVLAARGLNGLWVPGWLLSST
- a CDS encoding PAS domain-containing protein — protein: MTTTDTLDLAFARLILERCANLIYVYDLETQQNVFANREIATVLGYTVEEIQAMGSQLFAILMNPDDFPVVGAHQGHILAAADGEVCTVEYRMKHKNGDWRWLVSRDTVFRRGADGKPTQYCGIVEDTTERRSTLEWAQRALALNPMLVYVFDMVTQQNVYANGQIGHILGYSTEEIKEMGSSLIVSLMHPEDFQSFAAILGQIASAADDETIACAYRMKHKNGDWIWLQDNVRVFLRAPDGSVQQYMGAIQDVTQRKHEEEERVQLQQQVIEAQQHALRELSTPVIPVSEDVLVMPLVGSIDSQRAQMVMESLLDGVGNNHARTVILDITGVPVVDTQVAGAILRAAQAVKLLGAEIVLTGIRPEVAQTLVTLGADFQALVTLSSLQNGIAYALRERRLLAR